The genomic DNA CGGCGTATGGCCGGGCGTCGCGGTCGTCGCGATGACGAACGGTGCCTTCTCCGGCGGCCGTGCGTGCCCGGAGATCCGCGCCCAGAGCTTCCACCGCTTCGTCGTGGTCCGCCGCAGCGCGTGGGCCTCGTCCGCGATGATCACCTCCCACGGATGGTCTGCGACCTTCTCCAGGCGGTCCCAGGTGATCACCACCCACTCCAGGCCGTCATCGCCGAGAGCCGTGATGGTGCGGCACCAATGCCCGATCGTGATCGCGGCGGGCCGGTCCGCGACCACGAGCACTCGCCGCGCGCCGCGGAGGTCGCCGACCGCGCTCGCTCCGAGGACGGCGGAGATCGTCTTGCCGACTCCGGGCTCGTCGGCCAGGAGGAACTGCCGTCCACCGGCCGCAGCGCATGCCGCGATCGCATCAGCCGCCTCGTACTGGTTCTGCCGTGGCTCGAGATCGTCGGCCGGCTGAGGGTTCGGTGTGGGGTCCCCAGGGTTGAGGGTGTTCTCGAGGAAGCGCCCGAGCGTGTGCGGCCCGGGCGCGTAGGGCGCGAGGTGCTCGGGCAGCGAGCGCCCGACGAACAGGTGCATCCTCACCGTCGGGTGCCAGGAGGCGCCCTCGACCTGGGTGCCGTAGGGGACGTCGAGCACCCACAGTCTCTCGCCGGGACCGACGAACGGCAGCGGCCGTTGCGACGGGCGCGTGCTTTTCCGGCGCGGGGACCTGCGGCGGCGGGTACTGGATCGGCGAGGGCTGGCCACCCTGCGAGGCTATCGGTGCCCGGCAGTGACGCGGATGCTCAGACGCCGCGCCGGTCGTCCCCGGCCGTCCCCTCGCCGGGCTGCACTGGTGGGGCGTCGCCGACGTCGGCTCGGAGGGCGGCGAGGGTCCGGGCGATGTTGCCTCGCTGGAAGTCCGCGAACAGGTGGCCCCGGGTGACGACCCGGTCGAACCGTGCGGCCAGGGCGTCGGGCCACCGGGTGCGCCGGTCGGTCCACCGCTCGGTGACGAGGGTGCCGCCGTCGACGGGCTCGAACGTGTAGGTCCACGTCGCGATATTGCCCTTCAGCAGCGGCCGCCTCGGGCCGATCGCGGTGACGTCGAAGGCGAACCGCTCACCCGGCACGGCCTCGGTGACGGTGCAGGACGTCACCCAGCGGGTCCCGCCGCGGCGGTTTCTGCCGACGAAGGTCGTCCCGACGGTCGCCGGGGTGCCGGGGTGCGGCACGGAGGCTCCCGTGTTCTCCGGGCTCCAGCGGCCCATCTGCGAGGGATCGGCGATCTGTCGGTACAGCACCATCGGCTCCGCGGCGACGTCGATGCTGTCCTGGACCTGCAGTGTTCTGGCCATCTGCCGGATCGTACCTGTGGTGGGCCTCTCGCCGAGGCGGGCAGGGCATGCGCGAAGTTCGGCCCCTCTGTGCGCGGATCTCGCCCCTTCCGTGCCCGGTCCCGGCCCGTCCGGAGGCGAGCGGCGGGGCGCTGTCACTTCCCGGCAGGGGAGATATCCCCGGCACTTTCATGGGACCCTGAACACACTCGTCCCCTCCCACTCAGAAAGCAGAGCCATGGAATCGTTCCTCGGACTCGGTATCGCAGGCCTGATCCTCGCGCTCCTGGTCGTCGTCCTCGTCGTCGCGGCGATCGTCTTCCTCATCATCCGCAGCTGGATCAAGGTCGCCCGCGCCGACGAGGCGCTGGTGATCTCCGGGAAGAGCCAGAGGAATGAGGACGGCAGCACCTCGGCGACCACCGTCGTGGTCAACGGCAAGGCGATCGTCAATCCGGTCACCCAGCGCCACGAGGTCATCTCCCTGCGCCAGCGCCAGGTGAACATGCGCGCGGACGCTCAGTCCGCCGACAACGTGACCGTCTCCGTCGACGCCGTCGCGCTGGTGAAGATCGGTTCGGACCCCGCGCTGGTGCGCCGGGCGGCCGAGCGCTTCGCCTCCCAGGACGAGGCCATCGAATCCTTCACGCAGGACCAGCTCGAGGGCGTGCTGCGCGGCGTCATCGCGCAGCAGACGGTCATCTCCCTGATGCGGGACCGGAAGGTCTTCTCCGAGCAGATCGCCGAGACGGTGATCCCGGAGCTGCGCGAGCAGGGCCTCATCCTCGACTCCTTCCAGATCCGGGGGATCGCCGACGACGTCGGCTACATCCAGTCGCTCGGGGCCCCGGAGATCGAGGCCAAGCGCCAGGCGGCGGAGATCAGCCAGACCAACGCCGAGCGCGCGGTCGCCAAGGAGAGCATCCGCAACCAGGAGCAGAACCTCATCGAGCAGCAGGCGCTCGACACGAACAAGGCGAACGCGCAGGCCGAGGTGGGCCGTGCCCGGGCGCAGGCCGAGCAGGCGGAGGCCCTGGCCGGGGAGAAGTCCCGCCAGGAGGTGCTCCAGCAGCAGGCGGAGAACAAGCAGGCGCAGCTGGACGCGGACGTCAAGCGCGTCGCCGACGCCGAGCTGTACCGCCGCCAGAAGGATACTGAAGCCGACGCCTTCGAGGAGCGTCGCCAGGCCGAGGCCCGCGCCGAGGTCGCCGACGCCGACGCCCGCGCCGTGAAGTTGCGCGCCGAAGCCGACGCCGAGGCCGAGCGCCTGGCCGGCGAGGCTCGCGCCACCGCGATGCGCGCCGAGGCCGAGGCCCTCCGGGAGAACCAGGAGGCGCTGCTGGCCCAGCGCGTCGTCGATCAGTTGCCGACCCTCATGGAGACCTTCGCCAAGGGCTACGCACAGATCGGCGAGATCACCGTGGTCAGCTCCGACGGCAACGGCGGCGACGTCGCCGGCAAGCAGTTCTCCGGCGAGTCCGCCGGCGCGCTGCGCGGCGTGTTCGACACCGTCGAGGCGACGCTCGGGCTGAGCATCCCGGACCTGATCCAGGGGCGCGCCGTGGGGGCGGCCCAGGGTGAGGCGATCGGGGACGCGCTGCGGGAGCAGCCGACGGATCGGCCGACGGGGGCCGGGTCTGCTGAGGGTGTCGCCGCGGCTCCTGCCGGCGACTCGTCAGCGGCTCAGAGCCGCGGAACGGACGAGGCGGGCACCGACTGACCTGTCCCGCGACCGGCTCAGTGCGGTCAGCGTGCCTGGTCCACGAGGTGGTCACCGTCCATCCCCGTGGTGGTGTTCACGCCGAGGGTGAGATCCTCGTGCGTCTCGGTGTTCGTGTAGGTCACGTAGACGTGCCCGGCGGCGCCCTCGGCATCGGTGCGCATCCACTGCGTGGGCGCCTCGTCGTGCTCCGTGATCGCGCTGCGGGCATCGGCCGTGGTGTAGCGCTGCAGGTCGGCGTCGTCGCCGGCACCGAATTCCTGCACGGTGCGGTCCGCATAGGAGACGGGGCTGATCGTGCTGGTCTCGGAGTCCGAGGGCGCCGGGGTCGCCGGGGCGGCGAGAGCCGCGGGCGCGGACACGGCCCCGGCCAGGCCGATGGCGGCGATGGCTGCGAGATGGCGGGTGCGGGTCATGAGTGATCACTCCTTGTTCGGTTCCCCCGGGGGCGTCGCCGCGCACTGCGCGTCACGTCCGCCACTCTCAAGGGTGGAATAGCTTCCGTTGACCTACTCTTTGCCTTCTCATGACGTGGTGTCAAGGGTGGTCGGCATCTCCCAGTCCAGCACCGGCGTGTAGGAGAGTCGGGCCCCTCAACCGTCCGACCGGGAGAACCTGTTCGTCATCCGATTGCTCGCCGTGAACAGCACCGAGCCCAGTAGGGCATCGGTCGACTCGCGGATCTGCTCAGCAATTCCGGTGTTCGCCGCGGCCAGCAGAGCCGGGACGTCTCCCGCCGAGTCGACCCCGGCTGCTGAATCATCGGCTGCATGCACCGCGGCGTGGCCGAGCGTGAGGGTCCTCTGCTGGTAGCGCTCGATGTCGGGGATGATCTCCGCGTAGTGCGCATCGGCCAGCGCCGCGATCAGCCGGGAGGCCCAATAGAAGCTGTCGGTGCTCACCACCTCGGGGGTGGTGGCGAGGTATCCCGGGGCCTCCTCGACGTTCGTGAACATCGGGATCAGCGTGTTGAACGGGTTCGAGGCGTAGGCGACCCACTGCAGGGCACGGTGGGACTCGGGCAGGCCCGGCCGGATCTGCAGGATCGCGAGCGCGTTGTGGCGATTGATGCCGATGGGACGGAAGGCGCGGCGCTCGGTCTCGGTGCCGCGCGGGGAGTAGGGGTCGAACACGGTGCCCTGGTAGTGGGAGCTGAGCACGTCCTTGACGTCCTCGATCATCAGCAGGCGCTCGGGCCGGCGGCTCCACGGGAGATCGTCGGAGTCGGGGCTCGCGCCGGGGAGCCCCGCGTCCCAGTCCTCACTGGTGGGGTTCAGGGTGCGCTGCATGTACCAGGCGCGGGGCGTGTTGTAGACGTGGTCGTGCTCTGAGTGAGAGCCGAAGGCCTCGCGCGGGTTGAACACCGCGGCGTCGTGGTCGGTGTCGTCGCGCAGGGTGAGGTCCAGGTGGTGCTCGCGCAGGAAGGCGCGCAGGTCGGGGCTCGCGAGATGGTCACGGCCGGGCCCCTCCGCATCCTCGAGGTCGAAGGAGTCGATGCCCAGCTGGTTCGGCATCGTCACGTAGTGGTCCTCGGGCACGCGCCGCGCGATCCAGTGATGTCCGCCCACGGTCTCGAGCCACCAGATGTCGCTCTCGTCGCTGAAGGCGATCCCGTTCATCTCGTACGTGCCGTGCTCAGCCAACAGCGCGCCGAGCCGCTGCACGCCCTCACGGGCGGAGCGGATGTAGGGGAGGACCAGGGTCACGAAGTCCTCCTCGCCGAAACTGCCGGGCTGCTCCCCGTCGCGCTCGACCAGCGGATCCGCGCCGAGCACCCGCGGGTTGCTCGTGATCGTCTCCGTCGCGCTCATCGCGACGTTCACCGCGTTGATCCCGGCGCAGCCCCAGATCCCCTCGTCCGGAAGGGCGTTGGGGATCGAGGTATACCGCAGCGGCTCCTCCGGGAGCTCGATCGTGCGCCGGCCGACCACGGACGTGTACGTGCGCGGCTGGTCCTCCGGGCGCACCACCACGATCCGCTTCGGGTCGAAGCTCCCGTTCGAGGAGTCCTCAGTGCGGGCGACCAGGGGTGAGCCGTCGGCGCTGGCATGGCGGCCGACGAGGAGGGTGGTGCAGGGCATGGTGTGAGGGCTCTCCTCAGGAAGCAGTTCAGTGCGACCCGTGCGAGGAGGATGCGGCCTCCTCGTGCAGATGCGTCTCGGCACACCCTACGACCGGACGGCGAGCCTCCTCAC from Brachybacterium sacelli includes the following:
- a CDS encoding SRPBCC family protein; this translates as MARTLQVQDSIDVAAEPMVLYRQIADPSQMGRWSPENTGASVPHPGTPATVGTTFVGRNRRGGTRWVTSCTVTEAVPGERFAFDVTAIGPRRPLLKGNIATWTYTFEPVDGGTLVTERWTDRRTRWPDALAARFDRVVTRGHLFADFQRGNIARTLAALRADVGDAPPVQPGEGTAGDDRRGV
- a CDS encoding C69 family dipeptidase; this translates as MPCTTLLVGRHASADGSPLVARTEDSSNGSFDPKRIVVVRPEDQPRTYTSVVGRRTIELPEEPLRYTSIPNALPDEGIWGCAGINAVNVAMSATETITSNPRVLGADPLVERDGEQPGSFGEEDFVTLVLPYIRSAREGVQRLGALLAEHGTYEMNGIAFSDESDIWWLETVGGHHWIARRVPEDHYVTMPNQLGIDSFDLEDAEGPGRDHLASPDLRAFLREHHLDLTLRDDTDHDAAVFNPREAFGSHSEHDHVYNTPRAWYMQRTLNPTSEDWDAGLPGASPDSDDLPWSRRPERLLMIEDVKDVLSSHYQGTVFDPYSPRGTETERRAFRPIGINRHNALAILQIRPGLPESHRALQWVAYASNPFNTLIPMFTNVEEAPGYLATTPEVVSTDSFYWASRLIAALADAHYAEIIPDIERYQQRTLTLGHAAVHAADDSAAGVDSAGDVPALLAAANTGIAEQIRESTDALLGSVLFTASNRMTNRFSRSDG
- a CDS encoding flotillin family protein encodes the protein MESFLGLGIAGLILALLVVVLVVAAIVFLIIRSWIKVARADEALVISGKSQRNEDGSTSATTVVVNGKAIVNPVTQRHEVISLRQRQVNMRADAQSADNVTVSVDAVALVKIGSDPALVRRAAERFASQDEAIESFTQDQLEGVLRGVIAQQTVISLMRDRKVFSEQIAETVIPELREQGLILDSFQIRGIADDVGYIQSLGAPEIEAKRQAAEISQTNAERAVAKESIRNQEQNLIEQQALDTNKANAQAEVGRARAQAEQAEALAGEKSRQEVLQQQAENKQAQLDADVKRVADAELYRRQKDTEADAFEERRQAEARAEVADADARAVKLRAEADAEAERLAGEARATAMRAEAEALRENQEALLAQRVVDQLPTLMETFAKGYAQIGEITVVSSDGNGGDVAGKQFSGESAGALRGVFDTVEATLGLSIPDLIQGRAVGAAQGEAIGDALREQPTDRPTGAGSAEGVAAAPAGDSSAAQSRGTDEAGTD